The following are encoded in a window of Salmo trutta chromosome 9, fSalTru1.1, whole genome shotgun sequence genomic DNA:
- the kat6a gene encoding histone acetyltransferase KAT6A isoform X2, with the protein MVKLANPMYTTWILEAIKKVKKQKQRPSEERICNAVSMSHGLDRKTILEQLELSVKDGTILKVSNKGLNSYKDPENPGRLAYPKPRLGSGGGGGGHHGHVGHGGSHHRSGKKPGLDWNKLIKRSLEGLHEPGGSTLKSVERFLKCQGDVAAYLSGSGSMGPGLFHQQLRVALKRACAHGRVAKNGPLFHLISRSSQLDGTGTVALDSLPPVRLLPHEKDKPVAEPIPICSFCLGTTESNRDKKPEELISCADCGNSGHPSCLKFSPELTVRVKALWWQCIECKTCSNCQDQGKNAENMLFCDSCDRGFHMECCDPPLMRMPKGMWICQICQPRKKGRKLLHEKAAQIKRRYNAPLGRPKNRPGRPFKKLRGPGGRARRKGGRRSQGSSSPHSSSSSSCEGYPGDDRLLFSLREDSSEQGGLRFNKKTKGLIDALTKFFTPSPDGRKAQHEVDYSQQYRIRKKAIRKEEGDDRTDNQDSSDWREDEDKLPGHENLTEKDVELFRHIQELALQKVGVTGPPDPQMRCPSVIEFGKFEIQTWYSSPYPQEYSRLPKLYLCEFCLRYVKSRSILFQHMRKCAWFHPPANEIYRKDGVSVFEVDGNVSTIYCQNLCLLAKLFLDHKTLYYDVEPFLFYVLTQNDSKGCHLVGYFSKEKHCQQKYNVSCIMILPQYQRKGYGRFLIDFSYLLSKQEGQPGSPEKPLSDLGRLSYMAYWRSVVLECLHEVRDRQLTIRRLSKITGICPQDITATLHHLNMLEQRGERLVLVRKEKLVSSHMACLTARPRLLEVDPDCLRWTPVIVTNTVVSEEEEEEEEEEGDDTCKEIKPSHKVSPLSWLVRGEEEEEEEMMIKCFPGFPTSQSSPASSPVRCPPPVPDHRSPPPANGERRGRGRPPKNWPWGKVKDGPRTERRPGPGRPPKIRLEVQDFDEEEDRAEGTKISPTSGSSPPSLFSLDRQLADSTGTFRPLEMLGRHPAVPPPRSRGRPPRKKRGPKRRLSEGPGETLPQLPLAPRLSDPPPVRRSCFSESSEEEEEEDEDDDDEERGTHSPPILTKPTLGLKCKKPLRKRRMRQRSHSHAHSSVVTETISETTEVLDEPFVDSDSERPMPRLEEESPLGHPLRCYPPARSALRHTETPPKRAQRANLTESEEDEPTPVLKPASFLRNPEPTASAEPPAANPEAPVKKKKGWPKGKPRKPLHWKKRPGRPPGSGAKPNAGDTSLTNLGDPPPPKIKMKPGRKPRSWYLQRAQEEAERQEAERQRLGLGGVQQLDKPLQQLEDRACKRASRATATDNDKHKHKDSDEEDDYLPKPIEQRIPKRRGRPPKNPALRQQPVPKQPTVSEPEEEEETERGWVEDKPSRPPSRSLLSPSSTGGPRAPQPSRPDTDRVMADRDEEDEEREDEECATLGTSSRRTAATPGSGSRRSDDHDADDEGDGHLEDKSKSKKRKSQDSEEEDEDDEEEPTSPASSPPVKEEPQGGEGFLDMQGSVQARDSYVSKQEEDEEEDEETEELQEVKCRPLDAAQDERRRREAEESAAAAAAVETVTAISVPSEPLELQLLHPEDKTVTLLMEPQHPHQHPDSFKEELSHHHGSHHGQHHHSNELDLETVQAVQSLTQGEAQDEEPESHGVSHGAYQDCEETLAACRTLQSYSHAGEAEEETTHLAMVEECGASQHSSPLPHTNPPMPPLPSQSVRSINSPAGMMESGLGQQRGGTPGPTGGTGATGGGGYTQITPEHPSSLSAPSQQNMETSPMMDVPSVSDHSQQVVDSGFSDLGSIESTTENYDNPSSYDSTMGGGGNGGGNNGSNHAAVAVAASSSSSTGSSSSSSVTPSSQGSSCSFVPAPCLTSSSGAVTSQLAMGSCSLIQQTGPGPNNGPGGNNGGNNSVPPPPPRPPSANTHQGIKSPQSCVIERLPSASQQSQKKVQHQPPQQQQAPHPPPSAPPTPHPPQQQQPLSQCSMGNGFGSTPMIMEIPESASQGGGRSLYERMGQDFGAGGYPQPSATFSLAKLQQLTNTIMDPHAMPYSHSASVTSYATSVSLSNPGLAQLSPSPLPPLAQGQATMTPPPQLSSGSMNLGSLQLQCNMPSSNIGLPPPPHTQRLQGQMATVKGHISIRSKAQLAPAPSPHQQQLYGRSSGSVAMQGSPRTLAVQRGMMPNLMPTPAGYNTMNMNQLNAMSAGYRMPQPMMNSGYHGNPPYMNQPAQYPMQMQMGMMGGQGYPQQPMQPNHHGNMMYTGPTHHSYAGVPKQSPYMSR; encoded by the exons cctGTGGCAGAGCCCATCCCTATCTGCAGCTTCTGCCTGGGCACTACGGAGTCGAATCGAGACAAGAAGCCAGAGGAGCTAATCTCCTGTGCAGACTGTGGCAACAGTG GCCACCCGTCCTGTCTAAAGTTCTCACCAGAGCTTACTGTGCGAGTCAAAGCTCTGTGGTGGCAGTGCATCGAATGCAAGACCTGCAGCAACTGTCAAGATCAAGGCAAAAACGCA gAGAACATGTTGTTCTGTGACTCCTGTGACCGGGGGTTCCACATGGAGTGCTGTGACCCCCCACTGATGCGGATGCCAAAAG GCATGTGGATCTGTCAGATCTGTCAGCCCAGGAAAAAGGGAAGAAAGCTCTTGCATGAAAAGGCAGCACAAATCAAACGGCGCTACAACGCACCACTGGGACGACCCAAGAACAG ACCGGGCAGGCCATTCAAGAAGCTGCGAGGGCCGGGTGGGCGTGCCAGGCGGAAGGGGGGCCGTCGCTCGCAGGGCTCCTCCTCCCCGCACTCGTCGTCCAGCTCGTCCTGCGAGGGTTATCCTGGTGACGACCGGCTGCTGTTCTCCCTACGAGAGGACTCGTCGGAGCAGGGAGGCCTTCGCTTCAACAAGAAGACCAAGGGCCTGATTGACGCCCTCACAAAGTTCTTTACGCCCTCGCCCGACGGACGCAAGGCCCAGCACGAGGTGGACTACTCCCAGCAATACCGCATCCGCAAGAAGGCCATACGCAAGGAAGAGGGGGACGACAGGACAG ACAATCAGGACAGTAGTGACTGGCGTGAGGATGAGGACAAGCTGCCAGGACACGAGAACCTGACAGAGAAAGACGTGGAACTCTTCAGACACATCCAGGAGCTGGCGCTACAG AAAGTGGGGGTGACCGGCCCTCCAGATCCCCAAATGCGTTGCCCGTCTGTCATCGAGTTTGGCAAGTTTGAGATCCAGACTTGGTACTCCTCTCCGTATCCGCAAGAGTACAGCAG ACTGCCTAAGCTCTACCTGTGTGAGTTCTGCCTGCGTTATGTGAAGAGTCGCAGCATCCTCTTCCAGCACATGAGGAAGTGTGCCTGGTTCCACCCTCCAGCCAATGAGATCTACAGGAAGGATGGTGTCTCCGTGTTCGAG GTGGATGGGAATGTGAGCACAATCTACTGTCAGAACCTGTGTCTGTTGGCCAAGCTGTTCCTGGACCACAAGACGCTGTACTACGACGTGGAGCCCTTCCTCTTCTACGTTCTCACACAGAATGACAGCAAGGGCTGCCACCTGGTGGGCTACTTCTCTAAG GAGAAGCATTGTCAACAGAAGTACAACGTGTCCTGCATCATGATTCTTCCCCAGTACCAGCGCAAAGGCTACGGTCGCTTCCTCATCGACTTCA GCTACCTGCTGTCCAAGCAGGAGGGCCAGCCCGGCTCCCCAGAGAAGcccctgtcagacctgggtcgTCTGTCCTACATGGCCTACTGGCGCAGCGTGGTGCTGGAGTGTCTCCATGAGGTCCGCGACCGCCAGCTCACCATCCGACGCCTCAGCAAGATCACGGGCATCTGCCCCCAGGACATCACCGCCACGCTGCACCACCTCAACATGCTGGAGCAGAGAGGGGAGCG GCTAGTCCTGGTGCGTAAGGAGAAGCTGGTGTCCAGCCACATGGCTTGTCTCACCGCCAGGCCCCGGCTGCTAGAGGTGGACCCGGACTGTCTCCGCTGGACCCCCGTCATCGTCACCAACACCGTGGtttcagaggaggaggaggaggaggaggaggaggaaggagatgaTACCTGCAAGGAG ATCAAGCCTAGCCACAAGGTGTCTCCACTCTCCTGGCTCGTccgaggagaagaggaagaggaggaggagatgatgatAAAGTGCTTCCCGGGGTTCCCCACCAGCCAAAGCTCTCCGGCCTCCTCCCCAGTCCGCTGTCCCCCGCCCGTCCCCGACCACCGGTCCCCTCCCCCCGCCAACGGAGAGCGCAGGGGCAGGGGCCGCCCACCCAAGAACTGGCCCTGGGGCAAGGTGAAGGACGGGCCACGGACTGAGAGGAGGCCGGGACCGGGACGACCTCCAAAGATACGGTTGGAGGTGCAGGATTTCgatgaggaggaggacagggctgAGGGCACTAAAATCAGCCCCACCTCTGGCAGCAGCCCACCCTCCCTGTTCTCTTTAGACAGACAGCTGGCTGATTCTACAGGTACCTTCAGGCCCCTAGAGATGCTTGGCAGGCACCCTGCTGTCCCTCCCCCACGCAGCAGAGGGCGCCCTCCCAGGAAGAAGAGGGGCCCCAAGCGCAGGCTGAGTGAGGGTCCTGGAGAAACCTTGCCCCAGCTGCCCCTGGCGCCCAGGCTCAGCGACCCGCCTCCAGTCAGACGGAGCTGCTTCAGTGAAAGCagcgaggaagaggaggaggaggatgaagatgatgatgatgaggagaggGGGACTCACTCCCCACCCATCCTCACAAAGCCCACCCTGGGGCTCAAATGCAAG AAGCCGTTGAGGAAGAGGCGCATGCGTCAGCGCAGCCACAGCCACGCCCACAGCAGCGTGGTGACAGAGACCATCTCTGAAACCACCGAGGTGCTGGACGAGCCCTTCGTAGACTCTGACTCTGAGAGGCCCATGCCCCGGCTGGAGGAGGAGAGCCCCCTGGGACACCCCCTGAGGTGTTACCCCCCGGCCCGCTCCGCCCtacgacacacagagacaccgcCCAAGAGAGCCCAACGAGCCAACCTCACAGAGTCAGAGGAGGATG AACCCACTCCTGTTCTGAAGCCAGCGTCCTTCCTACGGAACCCAGAGCCCACGGCCTCAGCAGAGCCTCCGGCGGCCAACCCAGAGGCTCCCGTCAAGAAGAAGAAAGGCTGGCCCAAGGGCAAGCCCCGTAAGCCCCTGCACTGGAAGAAACGGCCGGGCAGACCCCCTGGCAGCGGGGCAAAGCCAAATGCAGGGGACACCAGCCTGACCAACTTAGGGGACCCTCCACCCCCCAAGATCAAGATGAAGCCGGGCCGCAAGCCCCGGAGCTGGTACCTACAGCGGGcccaggaggaggctgagaggcaggaggcagagagacagaggctgggTCTGGGAGGGGTGCAGCAGCTAGACAAGCCCCTCCAGCAGCTAGAGGACCGAGCATGCAAGAGGGCCTCCAGAGCCACAGCTACCGACAacgacaaacacaaacacaaagactCTGATGAAGAGGATGACTACCTCCCCAAGCCCATTGAGCAGAGAATCCCCAAGAGGCGGGGGAGACCGCCCAAAAACCCAGCCCTGCGACAACAACCTGTCCCAAAGCAGCCCACTGTCTCAGAgccagaagaggaggaggagacagagaggggctgGGTAGAGGACAAGCCCAGCCGTCCACCGTCCCgttccctgctctctccttcctctaccgGAGGCCCCAGGGCCCCCCAGCCCAGTAGACCAGACACGGACAGAGTCATGGCCGACAGGGATGAGGAagacgaggagagggaggatgaagaGTGTGCCACCCTGGGCACCAGCAGCAGAAGGACTGCGGCCACGCCAGGCTCAGGCAGCAGACGCAGCGACGACCACGATGCAGACGATGAAGGAGACGGACACCTGGAGGACAAGAGCAAAAGCAAAAAGCGGAAGAGCCAGGactctgaggaagaggatgaagacGATGAGGAAGAACCTACCTCCCCAGCCAGCTCTCCACCCGTCAAAGAAGAACCCCAGGGCGGGGAAGGTTTTTTAGACATGCAGGGCAGTGTGCAGGCCAGAGACTCCTATGTCAGCAAGCaggaggaggacgaagaggaggacgaagagaCGGAGGAGCTGCAGGAGGTAAAGTGCCGGCCTCTGGACGCGGCACAGGACGAGAGAAGGCGGCGGGAGGCAGAGGAGTCAGCAGCAGCGGCCGCGGCAGTGGAGACGGTGACAGCCATCTCAGTCCCCTCTGAGCCCCTTGAGCTGCAGCTGCTGCACCCCGAGGACAAGACTGTCACGCTGCTGATGGAGCCCCAGCACCCTCACCAGCACCCCGACTCCTTCAAGGAGGAGCTGAGCCACCACCACGGGTCCCACCATGGTCAGCACCACCACAGCAACGAGCTGGACCTGGAGACGGTGCAGGCGGTCCAGTCTCTGACCCAGGGAGAGGCCCAGGACGAGGAGCCAGAGAGCCACGGGGTCTCCCACGGAGCCTACCAGGACTGTGAAGAGACGCTGGCCGCCTGCCGCACCCTGCAGAGCTACAGCCACGCCGGGGAGGCCGAGGAGGAGACTACCCACCTTGCCATGGTGGAGGAGTGTGGAGCCTCCCAGCACAGCAGCCCCCTGCCCCACACTAACCCCCCCATGCCCCCATTACCCAGCCAGTCAGTCCGCTCCATCAACAGCCCAGCAGGCATGATGGAATCTGGGCTGGGGCAGCAAAGAGGGGGCACACCAGGCCCTACTGGGGGAACAGGGGCAACGGGAGGAGGAGGGTACACACAGATCACTCCTGAGCACCCCAGTTCCTTGTCGGCCCCATCCCAGCAGAACATGGAGACCAGTCCCATGATGGACGTTCCGTCGGTGTCTGACCACTCCCAGCAGGTGGTGGACAGTGGCTTCAGCGACCTGGGCAGCATCGAGAGCACCACGGAGAACTACGACAATCCCAGCAGCTACGACTCCACCATGGGCGGTGGGGGCAACGGGGGAGGGAACAACGGCAGTAACCATGCAGCGGTGGCTGTGGCTGCCTCTTCCTCGTCGTCAACaggctcctcttcctccagctcGGTCACACCCTCCTCACAGGGCAGCAGCTGCTCCTTTGTCCCGGCGCCCTGTCTCACGTCTTCCAGCGGCGCAGTGACATCACAGCTCGCCATGGGCAGCTGCAGTCTCATCCAACAAACTGGACCAGGGCCCAATAACGGGCCGGGAGGCAACAATGGTGGCAACAACAGCGTGCCCCCGCCGCCACCCCGTCCCCCATCTGCCAACACCCACCAAGGCATCAAGTCCCCTCAGAGCTGTGTGATCGAGAGGCTGCCCAGCGCCAGCCAGCAGTCCCAGAAAAAGGTGCAGCATCAGCCCcctcagcagcagcaggctccCCACCCCCCGCCCTCGGCCCCTCCAACCCCCCACCCGCCCCAGCAGCAGCAACCTCTGTCCCAGTGCAGTATGGGGAACGGCTTTGGCTCTACCCCTATGATCATGGAGATCCCTGAGAGTGCCTCCCAGGGAGGGGGCCGCAGCCTGTACGAGCGGATGGGCCAGGACTTTGGTGCAGGGGGTTACCCCCAGCCCTCGGCCACGTTCAGCCTGGCTAAGCTGCAGCAGCTCACCAACACCATCATGGACCCCCACGCTATGCCCTACTCGCACTCGGCCTCTGTCACATCTTACGCCACCAGTGTTTCTCTGTCTAACCCCGGGCTGGCCCAgctctccccctccccactccctcccttaGCCCAGGGCCAGGCCACCatgaccccccctccccaactgaGCTCTGGCTCCATGAACTTGGGCTCCCTGCAGCTGCAGTGCAACATGCCCTCCAGCAACATCGGCCTGCCTCCCCCGCCCCACACCCAGCGGCTGCAGGGCCAAATGGCCACGGTGAAGGGCCACATCTCCATCCGCTCCAAGGCCCAGCTGGCCCCCGCTCCCTCCCCGCATCAGCAGCAACTGTACGGACGCAGCTCTGGGTCCGTGGCCATGCAGGGCTCGCCCCGCACCCTGGCTGTGCAGCGTGGCATGATGCCCAACCTCATGCCCACGCCGGCCGGCTACAACACCATGAACATGAACCAGCTGAACGCCATGTCGGCTGGCTACCGCATGCCACAGCCCATGATGAACAGCGGTTACCATGGGAACCCCCCTTACATGAACCAGCCCGCCCAGTACCCCATGCAGATGCAGATGGGCATGATGGGGGGACAGGGGTACCCACAGCAGCCTATGCAGCCCAATCACCACGGCAACATGATGTACACGGGCCCCACCCACCACAGCTACGCCGGCGTCCCCAAACAGTCGCCTTACATGAGCAGATGA